The nucleotide window caccgcccctgctactaccactaccaccatcacaCACACGCAGTTACCTACGTATGtatgcacatacatacacacacacaatgagaggTAATGATCCCATTATGTCTGGATTGTACTGCTCTTCATTAATTTAGCCACAGTGTTCCTTTGTTAATCAAATTATATAACTGAACTGTACAGTGTGTTCTTTCAATTGATAAATTATGTTAAAATGTCATATTTCTTAttcatcctcttctctccccctcacctTCCCACTCCCTTTTTCTTCTTATGGTTACATCGTATCATAGAAGGATTAAGACGTTGTAGATTAATCagaagcagagagagcgagagagagagcgagagagagagagagagagagagagagagcgcatgtGAGAGAGCACGCATGTGAGATCTGGTTCTGGGTACCGAGATTACTACATACAAAATCAAAGATGCTATAACATTCTGATGAGACAATGAGGTCCTGTATTTCAGTTGTTATCTttgcatataaacactctaacaTGATATTTTGTGGGTGTGTAGTCATGTATCATAGTAACAGTATTTACCATCTCAGGTGCAGGGGAGGTAACTGTAACCACAGTCACAATGTCCCTCTGCTGATATGAAGCCATGTTAGATTCCTCACAAAAACTGACCTCATGTTACAACATCGATGGCTGCCTGGTGATATTACCCTCCTCTCTATTGATTACAGCATTAACAATACAATAGCCTGgctcctgtgtctgtctctgtttgcCTGTGTTCTACATAGGACAGTAGGACTTTAGCTCATGGCAATTTCCATGTCCCCAGTACTAAATTAGCCCATTGTCGTGTAGGGAGTGAAATAACAATGACACGCTTGACTTaagaaatgtgtttgtgtgtggggacCGGGGAGAGATTTTCAAAAACTCCCGGCTCAAAGGGGCAGCAGGGGAAACAGAGCAATGGCTTGTTGTGCTGGTGATTTGcgtgagaggtagaggtagagagagagagagagagagagagagagagagagagagagagagagagagagagagagagagagagagagagagagagagagagagagagagagagagagagagagagagagagagagagagagagagagagagagagagagagagagagagagagagagagagagagatccactcCAATGCTCCATGCCAGTTGTATTGAGGAGGTTGAGTGGGTTTGGCAGGCCAGCAGGCCTCAACCCATACAGCTCTGTGGCTGAAGGAATGACTGATCTTTTCTCTCCTCAAGGAGTCTTTGTGAGCCAGAGATGGGCTCAGCTCCAGGGGGCCCAGAAAGACAGAGCAGAGTGCTGTGGCAGAGCCTGGGAGAGAACAGACAATACTGGACTAGCTGAGCAGAACCCATTACTCTTAGAACAGACACCAAGGATCTGGCCCTATATAATAACCATTAGAGAGGGAGACTGTTTCTCTGTGCCCAATTCATCAAGTATTGAAGTGTTAGGGAAGCCTGGAGATGTTGATCTGGGTTTATTGTACAAAACCTGGTGTCCTCGCTAAGTTGTTCCATGTTGCCTTTGATTTGGAAGCTGTGCCCCCATCCAATGTTATGCGCTTTGAGTTTGAGAAACGATATTTAAACTATCTAGCCCTTATTACCATATTTTTAAGCAGGGTGTTTCTCTCTTTTACAGGGAACAAGACAAAGGACGGGATGGTAGCAGGTGTGAACACAGGTAAGCGCAACATTACCCACAGAAAATATCCTGCATTACATTTCATAAGTATACAGGGATCAGACATTTTTCACAAACTAAATTCTGAGGTGAAACATTGGTTTTTCCGAGGATAGAGTATGACAACTTCCTGTCCCCTTTTCCCAGTGGCCCACAGAACGACTGACCAAGCCAATATTGTCGGGGACGCAACGGTTGCCGGGGCCAACGAGCTGTCTCAACAAACAGTGGAGGGGATGGAGAATGCAGTGGTGAACTCCGgattggtgaaccaggtgagtcACATCCTGTCTTTTCATATTGTAAAGATGATGACaaactcctctcctctacagggAACTGTGGGCTGGACGGTTGGAAGTGGTTGGATTAGAGACAGTTTAAACAGATTTGAGATCAGCATTGCGATTCCAGGAGAGGAGACTTCAACAGGTCCATCCTTCAACAATCTTATCCTGGTCAAAAATACAGATTTTTCCAAGTTGACTTGACGTATTAATGTTTGTGTGCATATTTCTGATTTTAGTGTCTTTGTTATAAGGAATGCTGAGTAAAAGGATCAAAGCTTACCTGTGTCTTCTATgtttgtgtatgtctgtctgtgcgtGTTGTTGGTAACTTGTATTATTTATTCTCTTTCCACCCATAACTGTGGTGTCTGGCAGGAACAGGAAGAAGCTGTAGCTCTGGAGGCTAAGCCTGAGGTGACTGGTTTTGGTTCTGGAAGGGTGTGTGGTGGATAGTTTAGTAGAATGAATGAATGCACAGCATGATGCTTGCTGCCTTTATTGCCTTCTTCTTATTATTGAAGCACCATGGCTTAATATGCAGTAATAAGCAGTCAACTTGGGTGCTGGCTGCAGCCTACAGTAGTGTTTGGGTGCTGGCTGCAGCCTACAGTAGTGATTGGGTGCTGGCTAGTAGTCTACAGTAGTGATTGGGTGCTGGCTAGTAGGCTACAGTAGTGATTGGGTGCTGGTTGGTTTGAGGGTGCTCCAAATGAGCAAATTTTTCCTCAAGTGAATTTATGTTCATATTGAGAAAACATTTCCAATCCCAAATCATACAATGAATTCAAAGGAATACAGACCATAGAATTGTTTTCTATGCATATAAAtgaaataatgcaacaaatgtaAAGGTAGAGTATAGATACCTTTacaattttaaattgattaaGGTTAACCTTCAGTATAGTGTTGTGGTCATTTGTAGTGCAGTGAAGATACAGCAGCTGTGTCCCCGCTATATTACAGTCAGAGGCATCATGCCCAGAGGGGAcacaggggcacgtgccccctcagatttgtcttgaaaaaaaaagaaggaagaaatatatatatacagtgccctccacaattattggcacccctgtttaaagatgtggtcgaggacttccaaaaattctcattttttttaaaacaacatagaacccaaatgcaaaaaaatagaaaaatccaaccttttatttaagtacattactttggtgtaaaaaaaaaaaatcacacatttaggaaaaaaaaaacttgaaatcatgtgtcccacaattattggcacccctgatgttaatactttgtacaacccccttttgccaacaagacagcacttaatctcctcctataacatttcacaagattggagaacacagagagagggatctttgaccattcttctttgcacaatctttctagatcatccagtgtcctgggtcctctcttatgcactctcctctttagctcgccccacaggttttcgattgggttgaggtctggggactgagatggccatgggaggaccttgagtttgtgactgctgaaccatttttgtgtagattttgccacatgttttggatcattatcctgctgaaagacccaatgacgacccatcttcagctttctggcagaggccatcaggtttttatttaaaatgtcctggtagttcaaagcgttcataatgccatgcaccctaacaaggttcccagggcctttggaagagaaacaggcccacagcatcacagatcctccaccatacttcacggtgggcatgaggtgctttttcggcatactcatcttttgttttacgccagacccacttagagtgtttgttgccaaaaagctcaatcttagtctcatctgaccaaagcacacgatcccagttgaagtcccagtgccgcttagcaaactccagacatttacgtttgtgagtgttagtgagaaaaggctttttccttgcatgcctcccaaacagcttgttggcatgtagagagcgtctgatggttgttttggagactttgtgaccacaagatgccactctttgatgcaattctgtgacagtgagcttaggacttttttttacttctcttaccatcctcctcactgtgcgttgtggcaagataaacttgggacctcttccagccttgtttgtcactgttccagttgttttaaacttcttaatgattcctctgactgtagatacgggcaagttaaggcgagtggctattttcttgtagccattgcctgacttatgaaggtcgacacaaatctgccttacttgaatggtgtgttctcttgtctttgccatgttgacaaatgggtaagagaattaggcctctgtgtcacgtcatatttatacccccagggaaacaggaagtcatgaattactaattaaaagttcctagataccctgaccaactttagcaactacagaaaaatatattttttaaaaaatcaattaaaattttcagcggaattgttaggggtgccaataattgtgggacacatgatttcaagattttttttttctaaatgtgtgatttttttttttaccaccaaagtaatgtacttaaagaaaaggttggatttttctctttttttgcatttgggttctatgttgtttaaaaaaaaaggagaatttttggaagtcctcgaccacatcttaaacaggggtgccaataatagtggagggcactgtatatatatacaattattataattgttttgtttctctgtaatactaatagccacctagcaattttatgaagttggctttagctagcccagatagatccaatctcccaacctcataactacctagcaagaacccatttcaggctatcaattaagttagagtagctagcttgtctaactaggTTGGCAGACTTTAGAAAATAAAGCAATatctaaatgtactgaataagactcacattcctttcacccatcttttacccagattttagcagagatgcagagaaacaTTTTAGTTTCTTAAAAAAATGTatgaccagtcaggaggatacagacatcTCAAgatgtatgcttagatatgcagaaaaatgaCTTAATTCCACTCAACTAAATCTATATTATGTGTTTGTGGGTGAACATGCAGACATGGGTGAGTGTACGTGTATGTATGCCTGAGTGCGTGGGTAtgcgtgtgtgagtgcatgtgtgcgtttgtgcatgtgcgcagcctggtctcatagactagacgttaCATAGTAAATGTCAATCcgtgacactcaaattagtattacattaggtatggttacataagacagatggttacttaaggcaaaaacgaaagtaggatggttggtcggggtgggtggatggatgggcatataatgtgaacgtctagcaacccaaaggttgagagttcaaatctcatcacggacaactttagcattttagcaactaACTACTTCCTACTTTTgatctactttgcaactacttagcatgttagccatcccttcccctaaccctaaccttaaccctttaacctaactcctaacctataacgtgaacgtctagcaacccaaaggttgagagttcaaatctcatcacggacaactttagcattttagcaactaACTACTTCCTACTTTTgatctactttgcaactacttagcatgttagccatcccttcccctaaccctaaccttaaccctttaacctaactcctaaccttaaccctaacccctaaccctaacccctagcctagctaatgttagccacctagctagaataccaaacatactgtatcatacgttttgcaaatttgtaacatatagtacgtttttgcaaattcataacatattgtaaatttagcaaattcgtaacatgtaatacgaattgtaattcgtaacatatcatacgaaataggTGATGGACGTCCACAAATTAATatataccatacgaaatgtaacatatcatactaaatggtgaAATACTCTGAGACCAAGTTGATGtgcatgtttgtttgtgtttgtgtgtgtgtgtgtgtgtgtgtgtcctttcttCTTTCAGGCTCTTTGTAATGTAAAGCAAGAAGATCCCTCTGCAATTAAATTCACAGCTCTAACAATCTCTCCATCGCTCCTCTCCGCAGTATACAATCAACCACCTTCCTTTTTTAacctctccatctcgctctcaCGGTTCTATTATGTGTTCATTTTCAAAGGCACTAAAAAGCCTTTTGTGGAAGAGAGTACAGTAGAGGCAAGGTCAAGTATAACAACCATAGCCATACCGATGATATGCCACAATCATTCTCATTTTCACAATCTCAGTCTCTGTTATATTATGTGGTTAGGACATGATTAAAGTCAGTTCTTGCTAGAATTATTGCCCATATTAATTAGAATCATTATAATATTGGGGATTGAGGTCATAATTATTCCCACAGCAATAAGTTTAATTATATTAACATTTCTACAACCAAATCAGGCAATGTTGC belongs to Coregonus clupeaformis isolate EN_2021a chromosome 1, ASM2061545v1, whole genome shotgun sequence and includes:
- the LOC121569753 gene encoding synuclein isoform X1, which codes for MDALKKGFSMAKEGVVAAAEKTKAGVEGAAAKTKEGVMYVGNKTKDGMVAGVNTVAHRTTDQANIVGDATVAGANELSQQTVEGMENAVVNSGLVNQEQEEAVALEAKPESDFSQAAEQAGQ
- the LOC121569753 gene encoding synuclein isoform X2, giving the protein MDALKKGFSMAKEGVVAAAEKTKAGVEGAAAKTKEGVMYVGNKTKDGMVAGVNTVAHRTTDQANIVGDATVAGANELSQQTVEGMENAVVNSGLVNQSDFSQAAEQAGQ